One window of Medicago truncatula cultivar Jemalong A17 chromosome 2, MtrunA17r5.0-ANR, whole genome shotgun sequence genomic DNA carries:
- the LOC11408895 gene encoding vicilin-like seed storage protein At2g28490 gives MAMWVEEEDRSNGPSMQDKKLFLLQNSKRVVKTDAGEMRVLESRGGRILERRLHVGFITMEPSSLFVPQYLDSTLIIFVLTGEAKVGFMYENELEESELKKGDVYQIPAGSAFYLSNIGEGQKLHIICSIDPSESLGIGIFQSFYIGGGAPVSVFSGFEPRILESAFNVSGSELSKFFTRKHEGPIVHVGRSHASASSIWTKFLQLKEEEKLHHMKKMMQDQEEDDVEEEVKQKTSWSWRKLLESVFGGEIENMKKDKVAHKSPRSCNLYDRKPDFKNSYGWSVALDGSDYSPLKSSGVGIYHVNLKPGSMMTPHVNPRATEYGIVIRGSGRIQIVFPNGTNAMDTHIKQGDVFFVPRYFAFCQIASSNEPLDFFGFTTSAQKNKPQFLVGATSLMKSMMGPELAAAFGVSVDAMQNILNAQHEAVIVPALQAGQ, from the exons ATGGCAATGTGGGTGGAAGAAGAAGATAGATCAAATGGACCTTCAATGCAAGACAAAAAATTGTTCTTGTTGCAAAACTCAAAGCGTGTGGTGAAGACTGATGCAGGAGAGATGAGAGTGTTAGAGAGTCGTGGTGGTAGAATATTGGAAAGACGCTTACACGTTGGTTTCATTACTATGGAACCAAGCTCACTTTTTGTTCCTCAATATCTTGATTCTACTCTCATCATATTTGTCCTTACAG GGGAAGCAAAGGTTGGATTCATGTATGAGAATGAATTGGAGGAGAGCGAATTGAAGAAGGGGGATGTATATCAAATTCCAGCTGGTTCTGCATTTTATTTGTCGAATATTGGGGAGGGTCAAAAACTTCACATTATTTGCAGCATTGACCCCTCAGAGAGTTTGGGAATTGGTATTTTCCAG TCTTTCTATATTGGAGGAGGAGCTCCAGTGTCGGTATTTTCCGGATTCGAGCCTCGAATCCTTGAATCTGCATTTAAT GTATCAGGATCAGAGTTGAGTAAATTCTTCACAAGGAAACATGAGGGTCCAATTGTACATGTGGGCCGTTCACATGCAAGTGCTTCAAGCATATGGACTAAATTCCTTCAAttaaaagaggaagagaaactACACCACATGAAGAAAATGATGCAAGATCAAGAAGAAGATGACGTTGAAGAAGAAGTAAAGCAAAAAACAAGTTGGTCTTGGAGGAAGCTATTGGAATCTGTATTTGGAGGTGAAatagaaaatatgaaaaaggaCAAGGTTGCACATAAATCCCCTCGCTCTTGCAACCTCTATGACAGAAAACCAGATTTCAAGAACAGTTATGGTTGGAGTGTTGCTCTAGATGGTTCTGATTATTCACCACTTAAAAGTTCCGGCGTTGGAATTTATCACGTCAATCTCAAACCG GGATCCATGATGACACCCCATGTAAATCCAAGGGCAACAGAGTATGGCATAGTGATAAGAGGTTCTGGTAGAATTCAAATAGTGTTTCCAAATGGAACCAATGCAATGGACACACATATTAAACAAGGAGATGTTTTCTTTGTACCAAGATACTTCGCATTTTGCCAAATAGCATCAAGCAATGAACCACTTGATTTCTTTGGGTTCACAACTTCAGCTCAGAAGAACAAGCCACAGTTTTTGGTCGGTGCCACGTCACTTATGAAGAGCATGATGGGACCTGAACTTGCTGCTGCTTTTGGAGTGAGTGTGGATGCAATGCAAAACATCCTTAATGCACAACATGAGGCTGTTATAGTACCTGCATTACAAGCTGGACAATAA
- the LOC11411451 gene encoding vicilin-like seed storage protein At2g28490, with product MKRLPTKFCVELIPFAIAEIHLIIHKVSGSELKKLFTRKHEGPIVHMGHSHASASSIWTKFLQLKEDEKLHHMKKMMQDQEEDDVEEEVKQKTSWSWRKLLESVFGDEIENMKKDNVAHKSPRSCNLYDRKPDFKNSYGWSVALDGSDYSPLKSSGVGIYHVNLKPGSMMTPHVNPRATEYGIVIRGSGRIQIVFPNGTNAMDTHIKQGDVFFVPRYFAFCQIASSNEPLDFFGFTTSAQKNKPQFLIGATSLMKSMMGPELAAAFGVSEDAMQNILNAQHESVILPAEQNNEKNLEHSEMIPKIVKIMT from the exons ATGAAACGATTACCCACAAAG TTTTGTGTGGAATTGATCCCATTTGCTATAGCAGAAATTCATCTCATTATTCACAAGGTATCAGGATCAGAGTTGAAGAAATTATTCACAAGGAAACATGAGGGTCCAATTGTACACATGGGCCATTCACATGCAAGTGCTTCAAGCATATGGACTAAATTCCTTCAACTAAAAGAGGATGAGAAATTGCATCACATGAAGAAAATGATGCAAGATCAAGAAGAAGATGACGTTGAAGAAGAAGTAAAGCAAAAGACAAGTTGGTCTTGGAGGAAGCTATTGGAATCTGTATTTGGAGATGAAatagaaaatatgaaaaaggaCAATGTTGCACATAAATCCCCTCGCTCTTGCAACCTCTATGACAGAAAACCAGATTTCAAAAACAGTTATGGTTGGAGTGTTGCTCTGGACGGTTCTGATTATTCACCACTTAAAAGTTCCGGCGTTGGAATTTATCACGTCAATCTCAAACCG GGATCCATGATGACACCCCATGTAAATCCAAGGGCAACAGAGTATGGCATAGTGATAAGAGGTTCTGGTAGAATTCAAATAGTGTTTCCAAATGGAACCAATGCAATGGACACACATATTAAACAAGGAGATGTTTTCTTTGTACCAAGATACTTCGCATTTTGCCAAATAGCATCAAGCAATGAACCACTTGATTTCTTTGGGTTCACAACTTCAGCTCAGAAGAACAAGCCACAGTTTTTGATCGGTGCCACATCACTTATGAAGAGCATGATGGGACCTGAGCTTGCTGCTGCTTTTGGAGTGAGTGAGGATGCAATGCAAAACATCCTTAATGCGCAACATGAGTCTGTTATACTACCCGCAgaacaaaataatgaaaagaatttaGAGCATTCCGAAATGATTCCAAAGATTGTCAAAATCATGACATGA
- the LOC11412794 gene encoding protein NRT1/ PTR FAMILY 2.3 isoform X1: protein MDGKVEASSKEADESLSNGSKRGGWISSPFFIGMIAGMSLGSTGIVGNLIVYLTREFNIKSITATQISNVVVGSTSIFPVVAAIVADSFFGSFYVAFASSCILLLGTILLFLTETINSLKPHPCSKDSSTTCKPPTGIQYTVLYISILLISIGFGGSRFTAASLGANQFDKPEHQGTFFNWYFFTFYVASGAALTGIIYIEDNLGWAIGFGICAVAAFVGVVVFVLGYRFYRAEKPQGSAILDLGRVFVASARKWRCKLSSRAEDYYGSSSGHDVLVHVLPPPIPGKGLRFFNRAALITDADLHSNGTIKKSSWRLCTIQQVEDFKKIVGILPLWTSSLFLSIPIVMQMDFIILQALVMDRSLGYHFEIPAGSISVIVLISAPIFLTFLDRVLLPSWHKVTRKSPKLLHQIGVGHVFNVLGMVVSALVESKRLKLAHEHVSMSVLWLFPQLVLVGIGEAFHFPGQVTFYYQQFPQSLKSTSTATVSMLIGVAFYMSNALIDQVRRSTDWLPDDINHGKIDNVYWMLVLLGGINFVYYLFCSSPYKYENV, encoded by the exons ATGGATGGTAAGGTAGAAGCATCCTCAAAAGAAGCAGATGAGAGCTTAAGTAATGGGAGCAAGCGTGGCGGTTGGATAAGTTCCCCTTTCTTCATTG GTATGATAGCGGGGATGTCACTTGGAAGCACCGGAATTGTTGGAAACTTGATTGTATATCTTACAAGAGAATTCAATATAAAGAGCATCACTGCAACTCAAATTTCAAATGTTGTCGTTGGAAGCACCAGTATATTTCCAGTAGTGGCCGCAATCGTTGCTGATTCTTTCTTTGGTTCTTTCTATGTTGCCTTTGCTTCTTCTTGTATTTTATTGCTG GGCacaattctattatttttgacagaAACAATCAATTCATTAAAGCCTCATCCATGCAGCAAAGATTCATCTACTACATGCAAACCACCAACAGGAATCCAATACACAGTTTTATACATAAGCATATTATTAATATCAATTGGTTTTGGTGGTTCGCGTTTCACAGCAGCATCATTAGGTGCAAATCAATTTGACAAACCAGAACATCAAGGAACATTTTTCAACTGGTACTTCTTCACTTTCTATGTTGCTTCAGGAGCTGCATTAACTGGAATTATTTACATTGAAGATAATTTGGGTTGGGCTATAGGATTTGGTATTTGTGCTGTGGCTGCTTTTGTTGGTGTGGTTGTTTTTGTGTTAGGTTATCGATTTTATCGGGCCGAAAAGCCACAGGGAAGTGCGATTTTGGACTTGGGACGTGTTTTTGTTGCATCTGCTCGTAAGTGGAGGTGTAAGCTTTCATCCAGAGCTGAGGATTACTATGGTAGTTCTTCCGGTCATGATGTTTTGGTTCATGTGCTGCCTCCGCCAATACCGGGAAAAGGATTAAG GTTTTTCAACCGTGCCGCTCTAATAACTGATGCAGACCTACACTCAAATGGCACAATTAAGAAATCATCATGGAGACTATGCACAATTCAACAAGTGGAAGATTTCAAAAAAATAGTTGGAATATTACCATTATGGACTTCAAGTCTATTCCTATCAATTCCAATAGTAATGCAAATGGACTTCATTATACTTCAAGCTTTAGTCATGGATCGTTCTTTAGGATACCATTTTGAAATCCCAGCTGGTTCTATTTCTGTTATAGTCTTAATATCAGCACCCATTTTCCTCACTTTTCTTGACAGGGTGCTATTGCCAAGTTGGCATAAGGTTACCAGAAAATCTCCTAAGCTGCTCCATCAAATAGGAGTAGGACATGTGTTCAATGTTCTTGGCATGGTGGTCTCTGCTCTTGTTGAATCGAAGAGACTCAAATTAGCGCATGAACATGTTTCAATGTCTGTATTATGGTTGTTTCCACAATTAGTGTTGGTTGGTATCGGAGAAGCGTTTCATTTTCCTGGACAAGTTACATTCTATTATCAACAATTTCCACAATCGCTAAAGAGCACATCAACTGCAACGGTTTCAATGCTTATAGGGGTTGCTTTTTACATGAGCAATGCATTAATTGATCAAGTTCGTAGGAGTACTGATTGGTTACCTGATGACATAAATCATGGGAAGATTGACAATGTGTACTGGATGTTAGTCCTACTCGGGGGTATAAACTTTGTGTATTACTTATTTTGTTCTTCTCCTTACAAGTATGAAAATGTTTAA
- the LOC11412794 gene encoding protein NRT1/ PTR FAMILY 2.6 isoform X2 has protein sequence MIAGMSLGSTGIVGNLIVYLTREFNIKSITATQISNVVVGSTSIFPVVAAIVADSFFGSFYVAFASSCILLLGTILLFLTETINSLKPHPCSKDSSTTCKPPTGIQYTVLYISILLISIGFGGSRFTAASLGANQFDKPEHQGTFFNWYFFTFYVASGAALTGIIYIEDNLGWAIGFGICAVAAFVGVVVFVLGYRFYRAEKPQGSAILDLGRVFVASARKWRCKLSSRAEDYYGSSSGHDVLVHVLPPPIPGKGLRFFNRAALITDADLHSNGTIKKSSWRLCTIQQVEDFKKIVGILPLWTSSLFLSIPIVMQMDFIILQALVMDRSLGYHFEIPAGSISVIVLISAPIFLTFLDRVLLPSWHKVTRKSPKLLHQIGVGHVFNVLGMVVSALVESKRLKLAHEHVSMSVLWLFPQLVLVGIGEAFHFPGQVTFYYQQFPQSLKSTSTATVSMLIGVAFYMSNALIDQVRRSTDWLPDDINHGKIDNVYWMLVLLGGINFVYYLFCSSPYKYENV, from the exons ATGATAGCGGGGATGTCACTTGGAAGCACCGGAATTGTTGGAAACTTGATTGTATATCTTACAAGAGAATTCAATATAAAGAGCATCACTGCAACTCAAATTTCAAATGTTGTCGTTGGAAGCACCAGTATATTTCCAGTAGTGGCCGCAATCGTTGCTGATTCTTTCTTTGGTTCTTTCTATGTTGCCTTTGCTTCTTCTTGTATTTTATTGCTG GGCacaattctattatttttgacagaAACAATCAATTCATTAAAGCCTCATCCATGCAGCAAAGATTCATCTACTACATGCAAACCACCAACAGGAATCCAATACACAGTTTTATACATAAGCATATTATTAATATCAATTGGTTTTGGTGGTTCGCGTTTCACAGCAGCATCATTAGGTGCAAATCAATTTGACAAACCAGAACATCAAGGAACATTTTTCAACTGGTACTTCTTCACTTTCTATGTTGCTTCAGGAGCTGCATTAACTGGAATTATTTACATTGAAGATAATTTGGGTTGGGCTATAGGATTTGGTATTTGTGCTGTGGCTGCTTTTGTTGGTGTGGTTGTTTTTGTGTTAGGTTATCGATTTTATCGGGCCGAAAAGCCACAGGGAAGTGCGATTTTGGACTTGGGACGTGTTTTTGTTGCATCTGCTCGTAAGTGGAGGTGTAAGCTTTCATCCAGAGCTGAGGATTACTATGGTAGTTCTTCCGGTCATGATGTTTTGGTTCATGTGCTGCCTCCGCCAATACCGGGAAAAGGATTAAG GTTTTTCAACCGTGCCGCTCTAATAACTGATGCAGACCTACACTCAAATGGCACAATTAAGAAATCATCATGGAGACTATGCACAATTCAACAAGTGGAAGATTTCAAAAAAATAGTTGGAATATTACCATTATGGACTTCAAGTCTATTCCTATCAATTCCAATAGTAATGCAAATGGACTTCATTATACTTCAAGCTTTAGTCATGGATCGTTCTTTAGGATACCATTTTGAAATCCCAGCTGGTTCTATTTCTGTTATAGTCTTAATATCAGCACCCATTTTCCTCACTTTTCTTGACAGGGTGCTATTGCCAAGTTGGCATAAGGTTACCAGAAAATCTCCTAAGCTGCTCCATCAAATAGGAGTAGGACATGTGTTCAATGTTCTTGGCATGGTGGTCTCTGCTCTTGTTGAATCGAAGAGACTCAAATTAGCGCATGAACATGTTTCAATGTCTGTATTATGGTTGTTTCCACAATTAGTGTTGGTTGGTATCGGAGAAGCGTTTCATTTTCCTGGACAAGTTACATTCTATTATCAACAATTTCCACAATCGCTAAAGAGCACATCAACTGCAACGGTTTCAATGCTTATAGGGGTTGCTTTTTACATGAGCAATGCATTAATTGATCAAGTTCGTAGGAGTACTGATTGGTTACCTGATGACATAAATCATGGGAAGATTGACAATGTGTACTGGATGTTAGTCCTACTCGGGGGTATAAACTTTGTGTATTACTTATTTTGTTCTTCTCCTTACAAGTATGAAAATGTTTAA
- the LOC11413251 gene encoding LOW QUALITY PROTEIN: protein NRT1/ PTR FAMILY 2.6-like (The sequence of the model RefSeq protein was modified relative to this genomic sequence to represent the inferred CDS: deleted 2 bases in 1 codon) has product MDRSLGPHFKIPASFVSVIVLISAPIFLTFLDRVLLPCWHKITGKSLMPLQRIGAGHVLTVLGMVVSALVESKRLKLAHVHNVSMSVLWFFPQLVLVGIGEAFHFPGQVTFYYQQFPQSLKSTSTAMISMLIGIAFYLSTALIDQVRRSTDWLPDEINHGKVDNVYWMLVVFGAINFVYYLLCSISYKYEDI; this is encoded by the exons ATGGATCGGTCTTTAGGACCCCATTTTAAAATCCCAGCTAGTTTTGTTTCTGTTATTGTCTTAATATCAGCACCCATTTTTCTCACTTTTCTTGACAGGGTGCTCTTGCCATGTTGGCATAAGATTACCGGCAAATCACTTATGCCGCTCCAGCGAATAGGAGCAGGACATGTGTTGACTGTTCTTGGCATGGTTGTCTCTGCTCTTGTTGAATCAAAGAGACTCAAATTAGCACATGTGCAT AATGTTTCCATGTCCGTGTTATGGTTTTTTCCACAATTAGTGTTGGTTGGTATTGGAGAAGCTTTTCATTTTCCTGGACAAGTTACATTCTATTATCAACAATTTCCACAATCACTTAAGAGCACATCAACTGCAATGATTTCAATGCTTATAGGAATTGCTTTTTACTTGAGCACTGCTTTAATTGACCAAGTTCGTAGGAGTACTGATTGGTTACCTGATGAAATAAATCATGGCAAGGTTGATAATGTGTATTGGATGTTAGTCGTGTTTGGAGCTATCAACTTTGTGTATTATTTACTGTGCTCTATTTCTTACAAATATGAAGATATTTAA